Proteins from a genomic interval of Arthrobacter sp. CAN_C5:
- a CDS encoding RNA helicase — translation MTSPAERYQLAQARTAHSATALFAFEQTLGFDLDQFQRDACVCLEAGRGVLVAAPTGAGKTVVGEFAVYLALEKGLKAFYTTPIKALSNQKYSELCAVYGTGRVGLLTGDTTINPDAPVVVMTTEVLRNMLYANSDTLDDLGYVVMDEVHYLADRFRGAVWEEVIIHLPSEVRLVSLSATVSNAEEFGAWLDTVRGHTDVVVSEHRPVPLWQHVMVGQNLLDLFAGEVAFDEAAPAGAESGAQDRYEVNPELLELASSETRLTQRASWGAGGGSRRGRGPAKRPPQAASRVRRASRPQVISALDKDGLLPAITFIFSRNGCEAAVSQCLDAGLWLTTEAEREIISLRVDEAAVDLPPEDLAVLGFWEWREGLIRGFSAHHAGMLPTFKEVVEKLFAKGLVKAVFATETLALGVNMPARSVVLEKLDKFNGEAHVNVTAGEYTQLTGRAGRRGIDVEGHAVVLWQPGTDPGAVAGLASRRTYPLNSSFRPTYNMSINLLAQFGQDRSREILETSFAQFQADRSVVGLAKQVRTREESLKGYEQSMTCHLGDFTEYSKLRRELSDLENLAAKATSRDRRSAAASSLEMLRPGDVIDVPAGRVQGYAVVLSPDTSREPRPTVLTEDKQIRRVGVQDLTGPLDVLSHIRIPKNFNARSPKDRRDLSSSLRNALHEKRPPRRGAGPQDGFHSGATDRQEAAITGLRRKLRAHPCHGCSDREQHARWAERWWKLRRETDRLTGQIRGRTNTIAKTFDRVSDVLLHYGYLQNTPSGTTITAAGRKLRRVYGEKDLLIALSLEHGAFDGLDAAETAALASVLVYQAKREERGLRPKMPGATLDHSIDVVVRQWSTLTDLEEQFRLPVTGEPELGLVWPMYKWARGKALQPSLSGTDLAAGDFVRWTKQVIDLLDQLAKIDDLPSGQRRLCIDAIGLIRRGVVAYSAIGD, via the coding sequence CGGGTCGGGGTGTGCTGGTCGCGGCGCCGACCGGTGCCGGCAAGACGGTCGTTGGAGAATTCGCCGTATACCTGGCTCTGGAGAAGGGCCTGAAGGCGTTCTACACCACCCCGATCAAAGCCCTCAGTAACCAGAAATACTCGGAACTGTGCGCCGTCTATGGCACGGGTCGGGTGGGTCTGCTCACCGGCGACACGACGATCAACCCGGATGCCCCCGTCGTCGTCATGACCACCGAAGTGCTGCGGAACATGCTGTATGCGAACTCTGACACCCTGGACGACCTTGGCTACGTGGTGATGGACGAGGTGCATTACCTTGCGGACCGGTTCCGTGGAGCCGTGTGGGAGGAAGTGATCATCCATCTGCCCTCCGAGGTCCGGCTCGTGTCACTGAGCGCGACGGTGTCCAATGCCGAGGAATTCGGGGCATGGCTGGACACCGTGCGGGGCCACACCGACGTGGTGGTCTCCGAGCACCGCCCCGTTCCCCTCTGGCAACACGTCATGGTGGGCCAGAACCTCCTGGACCTGTTCGCTGGGGAGGTGGCCTTCGATGAGGCCGCCCCCGCTGGAGCCGAGTCCGGCGCGCAGGACCGGTACGAGGTCAACCCCGAACTCCTGGAACTGGCCAGCTCGGAAACCCGGCTGACCCAGCGAGCCAGCTGGGGAGCCGGCGGTGGCTCACGGAGGGGGAGGGGACCGGCGAAACGGCCACCGCAGGCCGCATCCCGTGTCAGGCGTGCCAGCCGCCCCCAGGTGATCAGCGCGCTGGACAAGGACGGGCTGCTCCCGGCGATCACGTTCATCTTTTCCCGCAACGGCTGCGAGGCGGCGGTCAGCCAGTGTCTCGACGCGGGCCTGTGGCTCACCACTGAGGCCGAACGGGAGATTATCAGCCTCCGGGTCGATGAGGCGGCAGTCGACCTGCCGCCCGAGGACCTTGCGGTGCTCGGCTTCTGGGAGTGGCGGGAGGGATTGATCCGCGGCTTCTCCGCCCACCACGCCGGGATGCTGCCCACCTTCAAGGAAGTAGTCGAGAAGCTGTTCGCCAAGGGGCTCGTGAAGGCCGTCTTCGCCACCGAAACCCTGGCGCTCGGTGTGAACATGCCTGCCCGGTCCGTGGTGCTGGAGAAGCTCGACAAGTTCAACGGCGAGGCACACGTGAACGTGACGGCGGGGGAGTACACCCAGCTGACCGGCCGCGCTGGTCGCCGGGGCATCGATGTGGAGGGCCACGCCGTCGTGCTCTGGCAGCCCGGCACCGATCCCGGTGCGGTGGCCGGCCTGGCGTCCCGGCGCACCTACCCGCTGAATTCGAGCTTCCGACCTACCTACAACATGAGCATCAACCTGCTCGCCCAGTTTGGGCAGGACCGCTCCCGCGAAATCCTCGAAACCTCGTTCGCCCAGTTCCAGGCAGACCGCTCGGTGGTGGGGCTGGCGAAGCAGGTGCGGACCCGTGAGGAGTCCCTCAAGGGTTACGAACAGTCGATGACTTGCCATCTGGGGGACTTCACCGAGTACTCGAAGCTGCGCCGGGAACTGTCGGACCTGGAGAACCTCGCCGCGAAAGCAACATCCCGAGACCGCCGGTCGGCCGCCGCATCGTCGCTGGAAATGCTGCGGCCCGGAGATGTCATCGACGTCCCGGCCGGGCGGGTCCAGGGGTACGCAGTGGTCCTCAGCCCCGACACCTCCAGGGAGCCACGGCCCACCGTGCTGACCGAGGACAAACAGATCCGACGGGTGGGGGTCCAGGACCTCACCGGACCACTGGACGTGCTCTCCCACATTCGGATCCCCAAGAACTTCAACGCCCGCAGCCCGAAGGACCGGCGCGACCTGAGCTCCTCGCTCCGCAATGCGCTGCACGAGAAACGCCCGCCCCGCCGTGGCGCGGGGCCCCAGGACGGTTTCCACTCCGGTGCCACTGATCGCCAGGAGGCGGCCATCACGGGGCTGCGCCGGAAACTCCGGGCACACCCCTGCCACGGCTGCAGCGACCGGGAACAGCACGCCCGGTGGGCCGAACGGTGGTGGAAGCTTCGCCGCGAGACCGACCGCCTGACCGGCCAGATCCGTGGGCGCACCAACACCATCGCCAAGACCTTCGACCGGGTCTCCGACGTCCTGCTCCACTACGGGTACCTACAGAACACCCCGTCGGGCACCACGATCACCGCGGCCGGCCGCAAACTCCGCCGGGTGTATGGCGAGAAGGACCTCCTGATCGCCCTCTCCCTCGAACACGGCGCCTTTGACGGTCTGGACGCCGCCGAAACGGCGGCACTGGCCTCGGTCCTCGTGTACCAGGCCAAACGCGAGGAACGTGGACTGCGCCCGAAAATGCCCGGGGCAACCCTGGACCACTCGATCGACGTCGTCGTCCGCCAGTGGTCCACCCTGACAGACCTTGAGGAACAGTTCAGGTTGCCCGTCACCGGGGAACCGGAACTGGGCCTTGTCTGGCCCATGTACAAGTGGGCGCGGGGGAAGGCCCTCCAGCCCTCACTCAGCGGAACCGACCTGGCCGCAGGGGACTTCGTCCGGTGGACCAAGCAGGTCATCGACCTGCTCGATCAGCTGGCCAAGATCGACGACCTGCCGAGCGGTCAGCGGCGGCTATGCATTGATGCCATCGGGCTCATCCGTCGCGGCGTGGTGGCCTACTCGGCCATCGGCGACTAA